GCTCCCTCCGGCCCCCTGATATTTTTGAGAAAGCGTTTGAACTCGTTTTGGCGCGGTGGTATACTGCGGCCTTTTCGTGGCGAGTGGGTTTGCGCTTGGATACGTGGATGAAACGATCATGAGGCGCGAATCCGCGGGGAAAAAGAACGCAGACGAGGCGTACAACGAACGGAAAGATACAGCCTTCTGCTGGTTTTAGCGTGGAGGGGTGGCTGAGTGGACAAAGGCAACGGGCTGTAAACCCGTCGGGCTCTGCCCTTCGTAGGTTCGAATCCTACCCCCTCCAGATACTTTAAGAGCGAATGACGGGGGTTGGCGAGAGCGCCTAGAACGTGAGATAATCCAGGGCTCAACTCTTGTAGAGCGAGCGGGAGTAACTCAGCTGGTAGAGTCATAGCCTTCCAAGCTATTGGTCGCGGGTTCGAGTCCCGTCTCCCGCTCCATTTTTCCAGCCCGCAGAGCAGAGCGCTGACAAGCTGACAAAGAACATGCCCACGTAGCTCAGTGGTAGAGCGCGTCCTTGGTAAGGACGAGGTCACCAGTTCAATCCTGGTCGTGGGCTCTGTATCCTCATCGGTTTTGAGAGGATTGGACGAGGAACATAATGGCAAAAGAGAAGTTCGAACGCACCAAACCGCACGTCAACATCGGCACGATCGGTCACGTAGACCACGGCAAGACGACGTTGACGCCGGCGATCACGACGATATTGGCCAAGAACAATCCGGGGATCCAGGTTCGCAGTTTCGATTCGATCGACAACGCGCCGGAGGAGAAGGAGCGGGGGATCACGATCGCCACGGCCCACGTGGAGTACGA
This Acidobacteriota bacterium DNA region includes the following protein-coding sequences:
- a CDS encoding GTP-binding protein, producing the protein MAKEKFERTKPHVNIGTIGHVDHGKTTLTPAITTILAKNNPGIQVRSFDSIDNAPEEKERGITIATAHVEYETENRHYAHVDCPGHADYVKNMITGAAQMDGAVLVVSAADGPM